In Sphingobacteriaceae bacterium, the following proteins share a genomic window:
- a CDS encoding AI-2E family transporter: MTSKLPLYHKIAIVLLGLFIFFYILFLGREILVPLTFSWILAILLNPIVNFLTRKKWNRLLAISVAIVLMLVVTSGIMLFIGSQASMFSDSVPQLKQKFHELAGQVLAWVSTTFNIETPKITGWIEEQKANGMDGATGVIGTTLGTVSGVLVMILLLPVYIFLFLYYKPLLLKFVSKVFSSSQHTVVADVLGQIKSLIQNYLVGLMIEMAIVATLNSTALLIIGIKYAVLLGVIGALLNLIPYIGGIIAISLPMVMGLITGEPITALYVLGAYLLIQLIDNNFLVPKIVASKVKVNALISIVVVLIGGALWGVAGMFLSIPLTAIAKVVFDRIESLEPYGYLIGDDMPDEKRSIFTFNAKSKVVSENETNKTVINDK, encoded by the coding sequence ATGACCAGCAAATTACCTCTTTACCACAAAATAGCCATTGTGCTTTTAGGACTATTTATTTTCTTCTACATCCTGTTTTTGGGGAGAGAAATATTAGTTCCCCTGACATTTTCCTGGATATTGGCCATTTTGCTGAATCCCATTGTGAACTTTCTCACAAGAAAAAAATGGAATCGTCTATTGGCCATTAGTGTTGCGATTGTACTCATGCTCGTTGTAACTTCGGGAATCATGTTATTTATCGGATCTCAAGCCAGCATGTTTAGTGATTCTGTTCCCCAGTTAAAACAAAAATTTCATGAGCTTGCAGGGCAAGTTTTGGCATGGGTTTCTACTACCTTTAACATTGAAACGCCAAAAATTACAGGCTGGATAGAAGAACAGAAAGCCAACGGCATGGATGGAGCAACAGGAGTTATAGGCACCACGCTGGGTACGGTTTCGGGTGTGTTAGTAATGATTTTGCTGTTGCCGGTCTACATATTTCTATTCTTATACTACAAACCACTTTTATTAAAATTCGTTTCCAAAGTTTTTTCAAGCTCCCAACATACAGTTGTAGCAGACGTGCTGGGGCAGATCAAAAGCTTAATTCAAAACTACCTCGTGGGTCTTATGATAGAAATGGCCATTGTAGCAACCTTAAATAGTACAGCTCTGCTCATTATTGGAATCAAATATGCAGTATTACTTGGTGTAATTGGAGCACTACTTAACCTGATTCCATACATCGGGGGAATTATCGCAATCTCTCTACCAATGGTAATGGGGTTAATAACAGGTGAGCCCATTACCGCATTATATGTTTTAGGCGCGTACCTGCTTATCCAACTGATCGATAACAATTTTCTTGTACCAAAAATTGTTGCTTCAAAAGTAAAAGTAAATGCTTTGATCTCAATAGTCGTGGTCTTAATTGGAGGCGCGCTTTGGGGTGTTGCCGGAATGTTTCTTTCGATTCCCTTAACGGCCATTGCTAAAGTAGTTTTTGATCGCATAGAATCACTTGAACCATACGGCTATTTAATTGGCGATGACATGCCGGACGAGAAGAGGTCTATATTTACATTTAATGCGAAGAGTAAAGTTGTATCTGAAAACGAAACAAATAAAACAGTGATCAACGATAAATAA
- a CDS encoding threonine aldolase, protein MSFIDLRSDTVTKPSLAMLDAMMQAQVGDDVFNEDPTVSDLENYAANLFGKEAGLYCPSGTMTNQIAIKVHTQPGDEVICDVNSHIYNYEGGGISFNSGVQARLITGSEGRLTPEMIEPCINGDFDWLTRTTLVSLENTVNRAGGSFYTKEQIKPVYDLCRDKKLKLHLDGARIFNALAETTDSPEEIGTYFHSISICLSKGLGAPVGSVLLGDKEFIKQARRYRKVFGGGMRQAGFLASAGLFALKNNTTRLKEDHVRAKKLEGELGNLHFVESILPVYTNIVIFNLKRDIISGEAFERKMAEKNIKISSFGKQTIRFVTHLDFNDEMLDSTIAALRGIK, encoded by the coding sequence ATGAGCTTTATTGATCTAAGAAGCGACACGGTTACAAAACCTTCTCTGGCTATGCTGGACGCTATGATGCAGGCACAAGTGGGTGACGATGTTTTTAATGAAGATCCCACCGTTAGCGATCTGGAAAATTATGCCGCTAATTTATTTGGTAAAGAAGCAGGCTTATATTGTCCGAGCGGCACTATGACTAATCAAATAGCCATTAAAGTGCATACTCAGCCCGGAGACGAAGTTATTTGTGATGTGAATTCACATATTTATAATTATGAAGGTGGTGGCATTTCTTTTAACTCAGGAGTTCAGGCGAGATTAATTACTGGCAGCGAAGGCAGATTGACACCTGAAATGATAGAGCCTTGTATTAACGGAGATTTTGATTGGCTAACCAGAACAACTTTAGTGTCGCTGGAAAATACCGTGAATAGGGCAGGAGGTAGTTTTTATACAAAAGAGCAGATCAAACCTGTTTATGATTTGTGTCGCGATAAAAAATTAAAATTACATTTAGACGGGGCAAGAATATTTAATGCTCTTGCAGAGACAACTGATAGTCCAGAAGAAATCGGGACGTATTTTCATTCTATTTCTATTTGTTTATCGAAAGGTTTGGGCGCACCCGTTGGTTCGGTTTTATTAGGGGATAAAGAGTTTATAAAACAAGCCCGTCGTTACCGTAAAGTATTTGGTGGCGGTATGCGTCAGGCGGGCTTCTTAGCCTCCGCAGGATTATTTGCTTTAAAAAATAACACCACGCGATTAAAAGAAGATCATGTGCGCGCAAAAAAGTTAGAAGGAGAGCTAGGTAATTTACATTTTGTAGAATCTATTCTTCCTGTGTATACTAATATTGTTATTTTCAATTTAAAAAGAGACATCATTAGTGGCGAAGCTTTCGAGCGAAAGATGGCCGAGAAAAATATTAAAATTTCATCCTTCGGAAAACAGACCATTCGTTTTGTAACGCATCTTGATTTTAACGATGAGATGCTGGATAGCACTATTGCCGCTTTGAGAGGCATTAAGTGA
- a CDS encoding dehydrogenase, with product MITAEMPVKFEKKKHKDSILLELYNNILKPRMIEEKMLLLLRQGKIAKWFSGIGQEAISVGVATALHEDEYILPMHRNLGVFTTRKIPLNRLFSQFQGKPGGFTQGRDRSFHFGTNEYHIVGMISHLGPQMGVADGIALANKLKREQKVTVVFSGDGGASEGDFHESINTAAVWNLPVIFIVENNGYGLSTPSNEQFKCKSFADKAIGYGIEGISIDGNNVLKVYETIKNLSESIRNDPRPVLLECVTFRMRGHEEASGTKYVPKELFDIWGRKDPVATFEKFLIAEGVLTEEGVETKRGEIKKEIEEGLEIAFAEQNPVPDTEKEINELFKPYTTEDTSNSPGTKTNMRLIDAISNGMKQAMQKHKNLVLMGQDIADYGGVFKITEGFVEAFGKERVRNTPLCESAILGAGFGLSINGHKAMVEMQFADFVTEGMTQIINNLAKSHYRWGQNADVVVRMPTGAAVAAGPFHSQSNEAWFFKTPGLKIAYPAFPTDAKGLLLTAFEDPNPVMYFEHKALYRSISEDVPEDYFTIPFGKAKLLKEGTDLTIVTYGLGVHWALEALEENKDIKADLLDLRTLAPLDIEAVYASVKKTGKAIVMHEDTLTGGIAGEIASLITENCFEYLDAPVMREGSLDTPVPMNVDLEHNFLPKERFKEKLLKLWNY from the coding sequence ATGATCACTGCTGAAATGCCCGTTAAATTTGAGAAAAAGAAACACAAAGATTCAATACTTCTTGAACTTTATAATAATATTTTAAAACCCCGTATGATAGAGGAGAAGATGTTGTTACTTCTTCGCCAGGGAAAAATTGCAAAATGGTTTAGTGGAATAGGACAGGAAGCTATTTCTGTGGGTGTAGCTACAGCACTTCATGAAGATGAATATATCCTTCCGATGCACCGAAATCTGGGAGTATTTACAACACGTAAAATTCCTTTGAACAGATTGTTTTCTCAGTTCCAGGGCAAGCCAGGCGGTTTTACTCAAGGGCGTGACCGCTCGTTCCACTTTGGAACAAATGAATATCACATCGTTGGTATGATTTCTCATTTAGGTCCGCAAATGGGCGTGGCCGATGGTATCGCACTTGCGAATAAACTAAAACGTGAGCAAAAAGTTACGGTTGTTTTTAGTGGTGATGGTGGAGCCAGCGAAGGAGATTTTCATGAGAGTATTAATACCGCTGCAGTGTGGAATTTACCTGTAATTTTTATTGTTGAAAATAATGGCTATGGTTTAAGTACTCCGAGCAATGAACAATTTAAATGCAAGTCTTTTGCTGATAAAGCGATTGGTTATGGCATTGAAGGTATTTCGATAGATGGAAATAATGTATTGAAAGTTTATGAGACCATTAAAAATTTAAGTGAAAGTATTCGGAATGATCCACGTCCTGTTCTTTTAGAATGTGTGACCTTTCGTATGCGGGGGCATGAAGAAGCAAGCGGAACAAAATATGTTCCAAAAGAATTGTTTGATATATGGGGCAGGAAAGATCCTGTAGCGACTTTTGAGAAGTTTTTAATTGCAGAAGGAGTGCTTACTGAAGAAGGCGTTGAAACAAAACGTGGGGAGATAAAAAAAGAAATTGAAGAAGGATTGGAAATTGCTTTTGCAGAGCAAAATCCTGTTCCTGACACTGAAAAAGAAATCAATGAATTATTCAAGCCTTATACTACTGAAGATACGAGCAATTCTCCCGGTACTAAAACCAATATGCGTTTAATTGACGCTATTAGTAACGGTATGAAACAGGCCATGCAAAAGCATAAAAATCTTGTTTTAATGGGTCAGGATATTGCAGACTACGGTGGCGTGTTTAAGATCACAGAAGGTTTTGTAGAAGCTTTTGGAAAAGAACGCGTGAGAAATACACCTTTGTGTGAAAGCGCTATTCTTGGCGCGGGTTTTGGATTGTCTATTAACGGACACAAGGCAATGGTAGAAATGCAGTTTGCTGATTTTGTTACCGAAGGCATGACGCAAATTATAAATAACCTGGCGAAGAGTCATTACCGTTGGGGACAAAATGCGGATGTGGTAGTTCGTATGCCTACGGGTGCTGCGGTTGCAGCCGGTCCATTTCACAGTCAGAGTAACGAAGCCTGGTTTTTTAAAACGCCGGGATTAAAAATAGCTTATCCTGCATTTCCGACAGATGCAAAAGGTTTATTGTTGACTGCTTTTGAAGATCCGAATCCGGTAATGTATTTTGAGCACAAGGCCCTGTACAGAAGTATCAGCGAAGATGTTCCCGAGGATTATTTTACCATTCCTTTTGGAAAAGCAAAGCTTTTAAAAGAAGGGACGGATCTTACTATTGTGACGTACGGACTTGGTGTACACTGGGCTTTGGAAGCATTAGAAGAAAATAAGGACATTAAAGCCGATCTGCTGGATTTACGAACATTAGCACCATTAGACATAGAAGCTGTTTACGCTTCCGTAAAAAAAACAGGAAAAGCCATAGTGATGCATGAAGATACTTTAACCGGTGGTATTGCCGGAGAGATTGCATCGCTGATTACTGAAAATTGTTTTGAGTATCTGGATGCTCCTGTAATGCGGGAAGGAAGCCTGGATACACCTGTTCCAATGAACGTGGATTTAGAGCATAACTTTTTACCAAAAGAGCGTTTTAAAGAAAAATTATTAAAACTCTGGAACTATTAG
- the raiA gene encoding ribosomal subunit interface protein yields the protein MTINIQSVHFNADRKLLDFINEKVEKLSTYYDGIISTEVTLRLDKSSTSDNKIAEIKMLGKGQEFFAKKQCESFEEATDLSCEALKTQIKKHKEKLIQQH from the coding sequence ATGACTATCAACATTCAATCGGTGCATTTTAATGCAGACAGAAAATTACTCGACTTTATAAATGAAAAGGTAGAGAAATTAAGTACTTATTATGATGGAATAATTAGTACTGAAGTTACGTTGCGACTTGATAAAAGTAGCACAAGTGATAACAAGATCGCAGAGATTAAAATGCTGGGCAAAGGTCAGGAGTTTTTCGCCAAAAAACAGTGCGAAAGTTTTGAGGAAGCAACTGATCTTAGTTGTGAAGCTCTTAAAACGCAGATTAAAAAGCATAAAGAAAAATTAATTCAACAACACTAA
- a CDS encoding 30S ribosomal protein S21 — MLVVQIKEGDNIEKALKKYKKKFEKTGVVKQLRERSKFTKPSVRRREEIIKASYKQKLQIGAIEK; from the coding sequence ATGTTAGTAGTTCAGATAAAAGAAGGCGATAATATCGAAAAGGCTCTAAAAAAGTATAAAAAGAAATTTGAAAAAACAGGAGTTGTTAAACAACTACGTGAGCGTTCAAAATTCACTAAACCTTCTGTGCGTCGTCGTGAAGAGATCATTAAGGCCTCTTACAAACAAAAATTACAGATCGGTGCTATCGAAAAATAG
- a CDS encoding DHH family phosphoesterase codes for MQKDSFPKFKKLLKTSQKIAIVTHWSPDGDAMGSSLALYLFLIKLGKKVTVIVPNAYPEFLQWLPGNKQVLNFQENEAKGEKILNAADVIFTLDFNSYKRLEKLGGILEKTPAPKILIDHHQQPDKYATLYFHDVEACSTCELIFDFIVGLGEKKLIDKKIAACLYTGLMTDTGSFRYSSVTYKTHLILAELLKTGIIPTDIHSAVYDSYSFNRLKLLGFALNEKLKMVEGYPVAYFALTEKELEKFNYQKGDIEGLVNYPFSIKGIKVCALFNESEGYVKISFRSKGKIDMNTFARTYFGGGGHINAAGGKSNDSLAATEAKFIELVKTLF; via the coding sequence ATGCAAAAAGACAGCTTCCCTAAGTTTAAAAAACTGCTTAAAACCAGCCAAAAAATAGCAATTGTTACGCATTGGAGTCCCGACGGCGACGCCATGGGAAGCAGCCTGGCGCTTTACCTTTTTCTTATAAAACTTGGCAAAAAAGTCACCGTCATTGTCCCAAACGCTTATCCTGAATTTTTACAATGGCTCCCAGGTAATAAACAGGTTCTTAACTTCCAGGAGAATGAAGCAAAAGGAGAAAAAATTTTAAATGCAGCGGATGTTATTTTTACACTCGATTTTAATTCATACAAACGCCTCGAAAAACTTGGAGGCATTCTCGAAAAAACACCTGCACCTAAAATACTAATAGATCACCACCAACAGCCCGATAAATACGCCACGCTTTATTTTCATGACGTGGAAGCGTGCAGCACCTGCGAATTGATCTTTGATTTTATTGTGGGACTGGGAGAGAAAAAATTAATTGACAAAAAAATTGCGGCTTGCCTCTACACAGGCTTAATGACAGATACAGGCTCTTTCAGATATTCGAGCGTAACCTATAAAACGCATTTAATTCTTGCCGAACTTTTAAAAACAGGAATTATTCCAACAGATATTCATAGTGCGGTTTACGACAGTTATAGTTTCAACCGTTTAAAACTTCTCGGTTTTGCATTGAATGAAAAATTAAAAATGGTAGAAGGCTACCCTGTTGCCTACTTCGCCCTCACTGAAAAAGAACTTGAAAAATTCAATTATCAAAAAGGAGATATTGAAGGATTGGTAAATTACCCCTTCTCCATAAAAGGAATTAAAGTTTGCGCATTATTTAATGAATCAGAAGGCTACGTAAAAATCTCCTTCCGAAGTAAAGGAAAAATAGACATGAACACCTTTGCCAGAACCTATTTCGGAGGTGGGGGACATATTAACGCCGCTGGAGGAAAGAGTAATGATAGTCTTGCAGCTACTGAAGCAAAATTTATTGAACTTGTAAAAACATTATTTTAA